One stretch of Vicinamibacteria bacterium DNA includes these proteins:
- a CDS encoding ATPase, T2SS/T4P/T4SS family, giving the protein MPRAQSFQLSSMATNPRRPPAPTTESSSVPNLLSILKEEGMLSPQEEEQAIRFMRVQDLNEEAAIRRLGTLSEDDIAQAVARHAGLPYLKINPLDLDLDVVTSALPAPFARKHTMCAVSKHGNTVTLAIANPFNRAPLRDLQQFGGLEVKLVVASRRDIELVNKGFYDLKSSLKAAESQLTEGRLSSIDVTNQEFLSGPAVEMDPTMQPVVTALDNMLSHAFDQRASDIHMEPKRNIALVRLRIDGVLHDVHVIPKIVYQAVVSRVKMLSGLNIAEKRRPQDGRIKRTEAGKEIEIRVSTMPTVFGEKAVLRIFDPEILLKSVEELGFSATELPRFTSFLEHREGIILVTGPTGSGKTTTLYSVLKHLSRPEVNIITIEDPVELVYDDFNQIQIKPEINVTFASSIKTVLRQDPDIIMVGEIRDAETAEMAIQAALTGHLVLSTLHTNDAPSAVTRLLDLGVPPFLITSTLIGVLAQRLVRSICPKCVEDCRPTEDDAMSLNAPFEKIKNLTFRRGRGCIHCRQTGYHGRVGIFEIMAVSRKIRKLVASQAAAPEIVRTAREEGMKALRESAIQKLVRGETTVAEVIRVTSQ; this is encoded by the coding sequence ATGCCCAGAGCCCAAAGTTTCCAGCTCAGCTCGATGGCCACCAATCCGCGGCGTCCGCCGGCCCCGACAACCGAGTCCAGCTCCGTACCCAACCTTCTCAGCATCCTCAAAGAGGAGGGAATGCTGAGCCCTCAAGAAGAGGAACAGGCGATCCGTTTCATGCGCGTCCAGGACCTCAACGAGGAGGCGGCAATCCGAAGGTTGGGGACGCTGAGCGAGGACGACATCGCCCAAGCCGTGGCGCGGCACGCGGGACTTCCCTACCTCAAGATCAATCCTCTCGACCTCGATCTGGACGTCGTCACCAGCGCGCTACCCGCTCCGTTCGCCCGCAAGCACACCATGTGCGCCGTCTCGAAACACGGAAACACCGTCACCCTCGCCATCGCGAACCCTTTCAACCGCGCGCCCCTTAGAGACCTCCAGCAATTCGGGGGGCTCGAGGTGAAGCTCGTCGTCGCCTCCCGGCGAGACATCGAGCTGGTGAACAAGGGATTCTACGACCTCAAGAGCTCGCTCAAAGCCGCGGAATCGCAGCTGACCGAGGGACGCCTCTCATCCATCGACGTGACCAACCAGGAGTTCCTCTCCGGGCCCGCCGTCGAGATGGATCCCACGATGCAGCCCGTGGTGACCGCGCTCGACAACATGTTGAGCCACGCCTTCGATCAGCGTGCGTCCGACATCCACATGGAGCCCAAGAGGAACATCGCCCTCGTGCGACTGCGCATCGACGGCGTCCTCCACGACGTTCACGTCATTCCCAAAATCGTCTACCAGGCGGTCGTCAGCCGGGTGAAGATGCTGTCAGGACTGAACATCGCGGAGAAACGCCGGCCCCAGGACGGGCGGATCAAGAGAACGGAAGCGGGCAAGGAGATCGAGATCCGGGTCTCCACGATGCCGACGGTATTCGGGGAAAAGGCGGTCTTGCGCATCTTCGATCCCGAGATTCTGCTCAAATCGGTCGAGGAGCTCGGGTTCTCGGCGACCGAGCTTCCGCGTTTCACTTCCTTTCTCGAGCACCGGGAAGGCATCATTCTGGTAACCGGCCCGACGGGAAGCGGAAAGACCACCACGCTCTACTCGGTTCTCAAACATCTCTCCCGACCCGAGGTCAACATCATCACCATCGAAGATCCCGTCGAGCTCGTGTACGACGACTTCAACCAGATACAGATCAAACCGGAAATCAACGTCACGTTCGCCAGCTCCATCAAGACGGTTCTGCGGCAAGACCCCGACATCATCATGGTCGGGGAGATCCGCGACGCCGAGACCGCCGAGATGGCGATCCAGGCAGCGCTGACGGGCCATCTCGTTCTTTCGACGCTCCACACCAACGATGCCCCTTCCGCCGTCACCCGGCTTCTCGACCTCGGCGTCCCTCCCTTCCTCATCACATCCACCTTGATCGGGGTTCTGGCGCAGAGGCTGGTGCGCTCCATTTGCCCCAAATGCGTCGAGGACTGTCGCCCCACCGAGGACGACGCGATGTCGCTCAATGCTCCGTTCGAAAAAATCAAGAACCTCACGTTCCGCCGGGGCAGGGGCTGCATTCATTGCCGGCAGACGGGCTACCACGGCCGGGTGGGCATCTTCGAGATCATGGCGGTGTCGCGGAAGATCCGGAAGCTCGTCGCATCTCAGGCCGCGGCGCCCGAGATCGTGAGAACCGCTCGCGAAGAGGGTATGAAGGCCCTGAGGGAGTCGGCGATTCAGAAGCTCGTCCGGGGTGAGACGACCGTCGCGGAAGTGATCCGCGTCACCAGCCAGTGA